GCTGAGCTAGCCACCCATGTCGTTGAATCAATCAATAGATATTATTATGCTATTGTTGATAAGAAAATGCAAGCTTTTTTTGAAAAAAAAACAAAAATTTTTGGCTAATGTTACAAAATTCAGTATAATGTAAGGGCAAAGGAGGCATTCCCGATGCCAAAGAAGATTCTCGTCGTCGACGATGAAAAGCCGATTTCTGATATTATCAAATTTAATTTAACTAAGGAAGGCTTTGATGTCGACACCGCCTATGATGGCGAAGAAGCTGTTAAAAAAGTTGACGAATACGACCCGGATCTAATGATTCTGGATTTGATGTTGCCCAAAAAAGATGGGTTGGAAGTTGCGCGTGAAGTTCGTCAAACGCATGACATGCCAATCATCATGGTAACTGCTAAAGATACTGAAATTGATAAAGTCTTAGGACTGGAAATGGGTGCAGATGACTACGTAACCAAGCCGTTTTCTAACCGGGAATTAGTTGCCCGTGTGAAGGCTAACCTGCGTCGTCGTGATATTGTTAAAAAAGCAGAAGCTGCCAGCCAAGAAGAGACCGATAAGAATATTAAGATCGGTAACTTGGTCATTATGCCAGATGCCTATATTGTAGAAAAAAATGGTAAGAAGATTGAACTTACTCACCGTGAATTTGAACTTCTTTACTATTTAGCTCAACATATGGGACAAGTTATGACTCGTGAACACCTGCTTCAGACTGTTTGGGGTTATGACTACTTCGGTGATGTGCGGACTGTAGACGTAACGGTACACCGTTTAAGAGAAAAGATTGAAGATAATCCAATCCAACCTCAAATTTTAGTTACCCGTCGTGGTGTTGGCTATTATGTAAAACAGCCGAGTGAAGAATAATAAAGAAAGCCACAGAACCGTTATGGTAGTGGCTTTCTTTTTTATATTTTTTAGATATTGAATGAGTAGAATGAAAAAATTCAAAGCAAGATTAAATAGTACATTTAATTCCATTAATACTAAAATTGCAATTGTGTTCATGCTGATGCTACTGGCAACAATTGAAGTTATTGGAGCTTATTTTACCCGTCAATTAGAGCAAAATAGCATTGAAAATTTCCAATCATCAATCCAGATTCAGACTATCGTCAGCAATCAGTTAGCTAATCAGTTGACCAGTGATAATAAAAATACTAATGATCGCTTGAATCAAATTGTTAATGACTACAATAATGATGCAATTAGTGAAATTATTGTTGTCGATAATAAGGATACGATTCGTGCCGTTTCTAACTTAAATGATAAAAGTAAGATCGGTCAACGGATTAACAATACTGATGTGAAGCAGGTTATTTCAACTGGACATCAAATTAATAAAGTGGTCGATGATCATGGCAATTACATGATTCAAATATCGCCGTTGACTAGTGGCAATGGCTCTAACAATACTGTTGGTGCTGTCTATGTTAAAGCTAGTATGCAAGATGTCTTTAACAATTTGCGCCAAATTTCATTGACTTTCTTGATTGCGTCATTGATCGCGGCTTTATTAGGTGCATTTTTGTCATTGGTTATTTCCCGGGCAATTACGCAACCGATCGAAGAAATGCAGAAACAAGCATTGCATATTGCTGATGGTGATTATTCAAGTCAGGTAAAAATTTATTCCAATGATGAACTAGGGCAATTAGCTAAAGCATTTAATACCCTGTCCGTACGAATTGAACGCTCACAAGAAGAGTCTGATAGTGAACGGCGGCGACTAGATAGTGTTCTGTCACACATGAGCGATGGAGTTCTAGCCACTGATCGTCATGGTAACGTCAGTGTGGTTAATCATATGGCACTAAACTTTTTAAATAAAAAAGAAGACGAGGTTATCAATAAGCCGATTGCTGAAGTACTGGGACTAGAAGATACTTCGTCACAAGATTTGATTTCTAGTCAAAAAGAGATCGTTATTACCCTTGATCCAGGTACGCGGGATGAAATTATTTTGCATGCTAGTTTTTCTTTGATTAAGCGAGTAACTGGCTTTGTATCAGGGTCAGTTTGTGTATTACACGATGTAACTGAGCAACAAAAGAATGAAGATTCACAAAGACAGTTTGTTTCTAATGTCTCACACGAATTGAGAACACCTTTAACAAGTTTGCAGGCTTATATTGAAGCTCTTAATGAGGGTGCTTGGAAGAATCCAGAGATTGCTCCTAAGTTTTTGGAAGTTACCCAACAAGAAACTAGTCGGATGATTAGAATGATCAATGACTTGTTGAGTTTGTCTAGAATGGACCGTGGCGTTTCAAAAATGGATCTAGAATTTGTTAACTTAAACGATTTTGTTAACCATATTCTTAACCGTTTCGATATGATTGTTAAAACAGATAAAAATAAAGAAAAGAAGAAATACACAATTAAGCGTGAATTAGGCAGTCAAGCCTTATGGGTGGAAATCGATACCGATAAGATGATGCAGGTAATTGATAACATTATGAACAATGCAATTAAGTATTCACCTGATGGCGGTGTAATTACTGTTAGAATGACCCAAAACCAAAATCATGTTATCTTAAGTATTTCTGACCAGGGCTTGGGTATTCCAAGAAAAGATCTGGGTAAAATCTTTGACCGCTTTTACCGAGTTGATAAGGCACGTTCCCGGGCCCAAGGTGGTACCGGCTTGGGCTTGGCCATTGCTAAAGAAATTGTGGAAGCTCACCATGGTAAAATTTGGGCTGACAGTAGCGAAGGCAAGGGGTCTACTTTCTATATTTCCTTGCCATATGAACCGATGACAGAGGAGGATGATTGGGATGAAGTTTAAATTCAAATTCGGTGAATTTTTCTTAGGCTTAGCTACACTGATCGTCATTGTCCTCTCAATTGTGCTTTGGATCTTTATTATGACTAGTGATCAGCGCTTTAGTAATATTGGTCAGCAAAATCAAAATAATATCACTAAAGAGCAAACGCGTAGTCACAATTTTAAGTCATTATATGATTTATATATTCCAACTACTTCATATGGTTTTGCTAATGGAAATTTGTGTCAGCTATATGATTCAAAAAATAATTTGACTTTAGAATTTACCAAAGAGATAAAAAAAGCCAAGGCCACTAATAAAATTAAGAAAATAGTTGATACTAGAACTAAATATGAAGAGTATTTAAACAATCCCAACTATGTGCAGTTGGTTTATCCAGATGAAATTACTTTCTCCTTATTTAACCAGTTGAATAATGCCGCAAATGATAACCGCGAGTTTAACCGCTTCTTTATCTCGCAGTCAAATCACTGGATTTATTTGGGAAATGATCAGACTAATGAAATTTATCAAGTAAAAATTGCTGGCGCAAATTTTGATAAACTACGTAAATATGCACGTAATGCTAAGAGCAAGTATCCAGTTAGATTAGTTCGTTTAAAGGAAGGCTATTCACCGTTTTACATCAAGACAATGAATGCTAAAGTTTATAGTTACTTGACTAATCATCAATCGTATTCTTACTTTGTTTCGCGTTTATTAGGTACATCTGGCGTTACTAGTAAGACTAATAAGAATGGTCAAACGGTATATTCTTTGAACTACTATACTCGCTTAAGAGTGCCAGATTCTAATTCAGGTGAGCATAATTATCTTTATACTCATTATGAAAAAAATAAGATCCCCAATACTACTAACCGCTTATTAGATAGCGTTTATTATGTTCACCAATTGGGGTTAACCGAGCAAGATTTACGCTTCTTTGATGCAGATGGTGCTAATGTTAGTTATCTAAACTATATTGAAGGGATTCCTGTTTTCTTAAATAAGCATGATTTGCAAGTCAAGACGACCTTTTCAACAGATTCGATTAATGTGGCCTTTAATAGTGTAAACTTCCAAATTCCAATTCCGTTTGATGGTCAAACTAAGCGGTTAAAACCAACCCAAGATGTTGTTGATGAATTAGTCAATCACGGCCTAAAGCAGGAAGATATTCAACGAATTATCGTTGGTTTTGCTGAAGAAAAGGATTCAAGTCACCATAGTTTGATTAACTTGATCCCAACGTACTATATCAAAGCTTACGATGAATGGAAGAGCCTAGGTGAATGGGAAAAGCAAGACGTATCTACCTACCGTGAAGCTGATCAGTTAACTGTTAACGAAGGGGGAAAATAGAAATGGACCATAAACGAATCGAATGGCTATTTTTCGTTGTTTTCTTTTTAATTGATATTTATCTTGGAATCGAAATTCTCCGTTCTCCCGTTAATTTAAGTAACGCTGATACCACTACTCGCAGCGTTGCTAGCATCCGCAATGAAATGAAGTCAGACAATATTGATTTGCCCGATAAGATTTCGGATGCACCAGATTCTGGTTATTATTTAGCTACCAAGAATCGTGACTACCTTTCTGGCAAAGTTAGCTCGCTGACTAATGTAAATGCCCGCTATTCTAAAAGCGATAATGTGCTTTATGGTGAACCAAGACAAGCAGTCCTTTTGAGTAAAAAAACTAAGGAAGCTTTAGAACAAATTGAAGATTTTAAGAATGATTCGAAAAATATTCCTTATGGTAAAGAATTCAAGTATGAACCTGATATGTCGAGTGAAGACAATTATGTTTTTGTGCAAAACTCAGATTATGGTGAAATTTATGCTAACTCGGCCCAATTGAATATCAATGTAAAAGATAATCAGATTATTAATTTTACTGAAACATATATGGGGCAAGCTAGTCCAGTGCGTGAATTACAGTCAACCATCAGTGCTTGGCGTGCTGTGCGTGCGATGTACACTGATCGTGAGTTGACTAATAATTCGCGCGTAACGCAGGTAAAATTAGGTTACTCCAAACTGACAGAAGTACGTGGCAGCACAATCTTGTTGCCAACTTGGCTGGTTTGGGTAGAAAATAAGACAACTAAAAATATCACGATGAAACGTATTAATGCATATACGGCACAGATGCTACAATCGAGTACCTATAATGTAGAAAAGTAGAAGGGACAAAAATTGAAGGTTTCCGTTTTAGCAAGCGGCTCGACCGGCAATACCAGTTTAATCGTTACAGGCCAGCATAAAATCCTGATGGATGCTGGCATTTCTGGTAAGAAAACTAAAGATTTGCTAGCCGAAGTTGGAGTTGATATTAACGAGATTGATATGGCCTTTTTAAGTCATGATCATACCGATCATAGTGGCGGACTCGGCGTGTTGATGCGCCGTTATCCTAAGATAGATGCTTTTGCCAATAGTGGGACTTGGCAGTATTTATTGGATACGCAAAAAATAGGTAAATTACCGGCTGAACAAATGAATACAATTGAACCAGGCTAAACTAAAACTTTTGGTGATGTTGATATTACTGCCTTTGCAACTAGTCATGATGCAGCTGAGCCGCAATATTATGTGTTTACTAGTGGTGGTAAGCGGGTCGCTTTTTTAACTGATACAGGTTATGTATCAGAAGAAGTTGAAGGGACAATTGAAGATGCTGATGCCTATATGATGGAATTTAATTATGATAATATGATGCTCAGAGATGGACCATATTCCTGGGCACTGAAGCAGCGAATTTTGTCGGATGTAGGCCATTTATCTAATGACGAAGCAGCCCAGGCATTAGTTGATGTAGTCACACCTAAAACAAAGCATATCTTTTTAGCGCATCGCAGCCAACATAATAATACGGAGTATTTAGCTCACGAAACGGCAAAGGAAATGCTGCTTGAGGGGGATGCAAATTTGGATGATGATGTTAAGATTATTGATACAGAACCTAATCAGCCTACAAAATTAGTTGAAATTTAGCAGTTTTCACAACATTTTTTCATATAATATTCAAATTTAATCGGTATGATTAGTAAACAAGATGAGGGGAGAAGCAAGTATGGTAGAAAATAAAAATAATAATAACAATTTACAACAACCTAGAAAAAAGAATACTAATGGTAAAATCATTGCCACTGCAGCGATTGTCGGTGTAGTTGGTGGCTTGATCGGTGGAGGCGTTTCATATTACGCAGCTGATCAAATGAATAATGCATCAGTTAATAATGGTGCTGCTCAAACTAGTGTATCTTCAAGTAGTAGTAAAGTTTCAGAAAAGAGTGCTAAGACTAGTGGCACAATGACTACTGCATATAATGATGTAAAAGGAGCGGTTGTTTCAGTTATTAACTTAAAACGCCAATCAAGTTCTAATAGTACTAATTCACTTTATAATAGTTTATTCGGTAATGATGACAGTGATGATAGCTCTTCATCAAGCAGCAAGGGCAAGCTTGAGACTTACAGTGAAGGCTCAGGTGTAGTCTACATGAAATCTAATGGCAAGGGCTATATCGTTACTAACAACCACGTTATCTCAGGCAGTGATGCTGTTCAGGTAATGCTAGCTAATGGCAAGACAGTAAATGCTAAAGTTGTTGGTAAGGATAGTACAACTGACTTAGCTGTGCTTTCAATTGATGCTAAGTATGTGACTAAGACGGCCGAATTTGGCGATTCTAAGAGCTTACAAGCTGGTCAAACTGTCATTGCCGTTGGTTCACCATTAGGTAGTGAATATGCTTCTACGGTAACGCAAGGGATTATTTCAGCACCGGCTAGAACCATTTCTACTTCATCAGGCAATCAACAAACGGTTATTCAAACTGATGCCGCAATTAACCCAGGTAACTCAGGTGGTGCCTTGGTTAACTCAGCTGGTCAAGTGATCGGGATTAACTCAATGAAGTTAGCCCAATCAAGTGATGGTACTTCTGTCGAAGGAATGGGCTTTGCAATTCCATCAAACGAAGTAGTTACGATTGTGAACGAATTAGTTAAGAAGGGTAAGATTACCCGTCCACAACTTGGCGTAAGGGTAATCGCACTTCAAGGTATTCCAGAAGGCTACAGAAGCCGCTTGAAGATCAATTCTACTTTGAAGAGTGGTATTTACATTGCCTCAGTAAACAAGAATAGTTCAGCTGCTAATGCCGGAATGAAGAGCGGCGACGTTATTACCAAGGTTGACGGCAAGAAGATTGATGATGTGGCATCGTTACACAGCATTTTATACAGCCATAAAGTCGGTGATACCGTAAATGTTACCGTGAACAGAAATGGTAAGGATGTCAACTTAAAGGTAAAACTTGAAGGTAACTAAAAATCAAAATAGAAGTTAATTAAAAGAAAAAAGGCTATATCACGCGGTTTAAACGTAGATATAGCCTTTTTGTTAACTTTTTAAATGTGTAACATCAAATTGTTCGGAATTATTTGTTGTCAAACAGACACCAGCCTGTTGATAAGTGTGGATAACTCTGTGGATTGTGTATAACTTGATAAATATAGGTTTATTAACTTGTGGAAAAATATGATGATTTTGACCTTATTTAGTGAATTCTATTTGAGAAAACAGGCGTTCATGCAGGTATAACAAGCCTTAAGAGATAAAGTTTGTGAAAAAAGGCTTTCATAAAATCGATGTGAATAAAGAAATTTTAGAAAAATTATTAAATACAACTTCTGGGGCATAAGTAAAATAATACCACAAAATGTTGAAATTGGTCTTTGAAGTTTTGTGGAAAAGTTTGGGTAAATAGTGTGGAAGAGATGTTAGTATTGTGCTGGTAGATTAAAATTATGAATGGAAAATTAGCTATGCTTGTTATAATAGAAGCATGAATATCAAAATTGTATGTGTTGGAAAATTAAAAGAGAAGTATTTTAGGGATGCAATTGCGGAGTATGAGAAACGACTCAGTCGTTTTGCAAAGGTGTCCATTGTACAGGTGCCTGATGAAAAAGCACCGGAAAAATTCAGTGCAGCTGAAGATGAGAAGGTTAAAGAGATTGAAGGTCAGCGAATCCTGAGCAAAATTAAAGATAAGGAGTACGTGTATGTGACTGCAATTAAAGGAAAGCAGCGCAGCAGCGAAGAGTTCGCTAAAGAGATTCAGGATCTCGCAACTTATGGTCATTCAGACATTACGTTTGTCATTGGTGGCAGTTTAGGGACTAGCGATGCTGTAAACAAGAGGGGAAATGACTTGATTAGTTTTGGTAAATTGACGATGCCACACCAGTTGATGCGCGTGGTGTTGATTGAACAAATCTATCGTGCATTTATGATTAACTCAGGTAGTCCTTATCATAAGTAGAATATAGAAAAAGCCCATAAATTGGGCTTTTTATTTTTGCATATTTGCAGATTTCACAAGCATATTGAAAAAAACTGTGGCAGGTCAGTGCTTTTTTAGTTTTTTATGATTTAAAAATAGATTTTGTTAAATTATGTTTGGCAACAAAAAAGACGATCTTTCGATCGCCCTGCTAATTTTTGAGCTACCAGCTAGTAGCTCACGCACACGCTGAAGTCTACTTTATCTTTGTAGTAGTATTTCTACCACTGAATTGTGATGGCAAGTGCTTCAAGAGCTCAAGAGGGCTATTAAAAAGTTCCTTAAGAACCTGATTGATAGTTTCTTTGATTAATCCGATTCAGACTCAATACAGCCGTCCTTCGGGGCGGCTTTTTTTATGATGAAAATGGCAAGTCATTGGGTGAAAAGTATTACGCATATCGTGCAGTAACTGTAAATCAAAGTCCCATAACAATTAATGGCGCTAAATTCTACAAGTTGGCTGATAGGGATGCTTATATTAAGGTGACCAATATTAGTGGTCAAGGTCGCGTTTTAAAGCGTAACGCCTACATCTACAGTACATCAAAAAAACGCACTACGCATAACGGTGCTTGGAAGTTGTACAAAGGCTCCACAGTGACAACTTACGGTGGTTCATACAAGTTTAAGAATGGCAAACGCTATTACAGAATTGGCGGACCTGCTAAGCAATATGTAAGGACATCAAATTTTAATTAGAAGCTGAATATCATTTACGACAGCAACATAATAGTTGCTGTTTTTTTGCCTCAAAAACCATAGAAAATCTTCTGTAATCAAGGTAAAATAAAATTGATTTTACAAATATCATGGAGGATGTTGGAATGAGAAAACGATGGACAGCAGCTGTTATTGCTGCTTTAGTTGCCGTAAGTACTGCCGCAACTACTGTTAAGGCTGACGATACTAACACAACAGCTAATACTAATGAGACGCAAGTAACTGCAACTAGTGACCAAACTAATTCTGATTCAGATAAGGTTACTTATAACAAGGCAGATTATTTGTCTGCTAACCCTAAATTAGTGCGAATTAAGCATGCAACTACTGCTTATAAGGATGCTGCATTGACTAAATCAGCACAGAGCGTAAAAGCAGGATCACACTTTTTAATTAGTCGAATTGTTAAATCTGACAACCAAGTACCAATACTAAAGACTAGTGATGGCTTGTATTTGCCTGCTAAAAAATCTTTGGTAACTAAGGTCATAGCCTACCAAAATCCTAAGGGTTATCATCAAGTACATTACACACAAGTTAAACCATACGGTAAGGTGGGTTATAACTTGTACCGTGGCTATGAGGGGATTAAGACTTGGAAAGTAATGCATAGAGTTGGTACTTGGGCAGGTACGAATTACTATAACCAAGCTACTTATAACGCAGTAAAGAACTTCCAACGTAGTCACCACTTGCCAGCAACTGGTAATGTTAACTTAGCAACTTGGAGAAAAATGGGCTTTTCTAAGAAGTCATGGTACAGCATTGATAGCTATGTTGCTCCACTTAAGGCTTATGCTTGGCAAGGACGCAAGGCACATATTGAAGCAATGATTAATCAAGCTTACAAATATATGGGCAAGCCATGGTTAGCAGGTTGTTCAACTAGTCCAAGCTACGGCGTTGATTGTTCTGGTTTAGTAATGCAAGGACTTTATGCAGGTGGAATTAGTCCAGTTCCAACTAGTTCAATCGGTCATGCTCATCCAGGTAACGAATGGAATTCACGCAATCTTTGGGCCGACAAGCATTTAAAGCGTGTTCCATATTCACAAAGAAAGCGTGGCGACTTAGTGTTCTATTACCAACCAGGTACACATACTATTTGGCATGTTGCGATTTACTTAGGCAATAACAGCGTAATTGAAAGCTGGCCACCACGTGTGATGGTTCAACCAATTGTTAATTCACAAAGAAATGTGATCGCTGGTATTAAGCGACCATTTATTTAAGGAAAAAGATGAAAAAATATCTAATTGTTTTATTGGCAAGCTTGGGCCTAGGCTTATTGTTGTTGACTAGCCAAACAGTCCAAGCTGTTGATAATGATGACGCTGCAGCAACTAATCAAACGGCTCCTAAGTATACTGGCCTGAAAAAAGTGGGTAAACATTATGTCTATTTTGACCAAGCAGGTAAGCAACGTTTTAAAAATACTAAGACTAAAAAGGCATACTATTGGATTAATAAAAGTGGCAAGGTTGTCGGTATTAGGAACTACGCTAAGGTAATCAGCCAACTTCCTGAAATGCCAACTGGCTGTGAAATTACTGCCGTGACCATGATGATTAATTTTGCCGGTAAAAAGGTAACTAAACAGCAGGCAGCCAAGATTATGCCGCGCAGCTCTAATTCTAACAAAGGCTTTATCGGTTCGCCCTACAAGAAATATCCGCTCGGCTATTGGGTTGCGCCTAATGGAGTGAAGCCTGTAGTGAAGCACTATATTGGTAGAGCAAAGAATATGACCAATTGTGGCTTGCCCGCAATTAAGGATAAGTTGATTAATTCGCACTTGGTGGTCGCTTGGGTAGGGATGTTTGACGGTATCTCTAATCATGCCATTACCTTGACTGGTTACCATGGCAAAACGATCTATTATAACGATCCTTGGACTGGAACCAAGCGGAAGATCAAGCAAGAAATTTTTGCGACGCACTGGGCCTTAGATGCCCATCGGGCGTTGAGCTATTAATTTTATGTAAATATATTTACTTTTTAGTCATGTTGATCAAGCCACTTCCGCAACATTTCAACATATTCATCTGTTTTTTCTACAAAAGACATGTGGCCGCAACCTTCAAATAGTTGCCACTCACTGCCAGCAAGATGGTCTTGCATCGTTTTAGCCACATAAGGCGTACATAAATCATCAGTCCCACTCGTAATTAGAGTTGGGACTTTTATTTTGCCTAGCTTTTCCGTGTATTCATAATCGTGCAAGTTGCCCTCTGGCGTATATTCATTTGGTCCCCATGCGGTTTCATAAGCAATTTTGCCGCCGCGCTTAGGGCGCATCACGCATTCAGGCCAGGTATTAGTCATGTCAATTGCATGTTGATTCATGAAGTGTTCGTTAGCTCTTGAGTAATCAGGATCAGTAAAATTGCCAGTTAATTCGGCGCGGTGAATTGCTGCTTGTTCTTCGATTGGCAGATACTTGATTAGGCGGTGTAATTCTTTACTCCATAAGGATGCCGATGACAAGGTAGAAGACAAGATCAAGCTTTGAATGCCAGTTGGATGATAATCGCACATGTAGATCAGCGCCAGCATCCCGCCCCAGCTTTGACCTAATAGGTGTATTTGATGCAAAGCCAAGTGTTCCCGCAAGGCCATAAGTTCCTTAGCCCATGTTTCTTTAGTATAAAGTTCAGGATGATCATCGGGGATGCTGCTTTTGCCGCAACCAAGCTGGTCATACATAATGATTCGGCGATCGTCAATTTCAGCTAATTTGTCCAAAACTTCAAAATAATTATGACTTGAGCCAGGACCACCGTGGAGCAAGACGAGTGGCGTTTTTTTGCTTCTTTGACCAACAATGCGGTAATAAGTTTCATAGCCCATGAAGGGCATTTTTCCTTCGATGATTTTCATTTTTTCACCTATTTAAACAAAAATAATGAGATATTAACCAAAATCAGCAGGGTAAAGAAAATGACCCAATCTTTAGCCGTTAAAGGAATGACGACAATTGTTGAGCGTTTTTGCCCTTCAACATAGCCGTGCGATTCCATCCCTTGAGCCAGATTATCAGCTGAGTTTAAGGCCACTAGAATCGCTTTGAAATAAAGGACCGGTGACCAAAAGCTGAGATAAATTCCCCGCATCATCGCGCTAGTTCGGATCTGTTTAACTGCCATCTTCATCTGCGGAATAATGTTGATCGCCGCCAGTACGCCGTAGGCAAATTTACTGAGGAAGTGCAGGTTCTGCTCTAATGATCGGGCAAAGTCTGTA
This is a stretch of genomic DNA from Lactobacillus crispatus. It encodes these proteins:
- the yycF gene encoding response regulator YycF; its protein translation is MPKKILVVDDEKPISDIIKFNLTKEGFDVDTAYDGEEAVKKVDEYDPDLMILDLMLPKKDGLEVAREVRQTHDMPIIMVTAKDTEIDKVLGLEMGADDYVTKPFSNRELVARVKANLRRRDIVKKAEAASQEETDKNIKIGNLVIMPDAYIVEKNGKKIELTHREFELLYYLAQHMGQVMTREHLLQTVWGYDYFGDVRTVDVTVHRLREKIEDNPIQPQILVTRRGVGYYVKQPSEE
- the walK gene encoding cell wall metabolism sensor histidine kinase WalK encodes the protein MKKFKARLNSTFNSINTKIAIVFMLMLLATIEVIGAYFTRQLEQNSIENFQSSIQIQTIVSNQLANQLTSDNKNTNDRLNQIVNDYNNDAISEIIVVDNKDTIRAVSNLNDKSKIGQRINNTDVKQVISTGHQINKVVDDHGNYMIQISPLTSGNGSNNTVGAVYVKASMQDVFNNLRQISLTFLIASLIAALLGAFLSLVISRAITQPIEEMQKQALHIADGDYSSQVKIYSNDELGQLAKAFNTLSVRIERSQEESDSERRRLDSVLSHMSDGVLATDRHGNVSVVNHMALNFLNKKEDEVINKPIAEVLGLEDTSSQDLISSQKEIVITLDPGTRDEIILHASFSLIKRVTGFVSGSVCVLHDVTEQQKNEDSQRQFVSNVSHELRTPLTSLQAYIEALNEGAWKNPEIAPKFLEVTQQETSRMIRMINDLLSLSRMDRGVSKMDLEFVNLNDFVNHILNRFDMIVKTDKNKEKKKYTIKRELGSQALWVEIDTDKMMQVIDNIMNNAIKYSPDGGVITVRMTQNQNHVILSISDQGLGIPRKDLGKIFDRFYRVDKARSRAQGGTGLGLAIAKEIVEAHHGKIWADSSEGKGSTFYISLPYEPMTEEDDWDEV
- a CDS encoding YycH family regulatory protein, whose amino-acid sequence is MIGMKFKFKFGEFFLGLATLIVIVLSIVLWIFIMTSDQRFSNIGQQNQNNITKEQTRSHNFKSLYDLYIPTTSYGFANGNLCQLYDSKNNLTLEFTKEIKKAKATNKIKKIVDTRTKYEEYLNNPNYVQLVYPDEITFSLFNQLNNAANDNREFNRFFISQSNHWIYLGNDQTNEIYQVKIAGANFDKLRKYARNAKSKYPVRLVRLKEGYSPFYIKTMNAKVYSYLTNHQSYSYFVSRLLGTSGVTSKTNKNGQTVYSLNYYTRLRVPDSNSGEHNYLYTHYEKNKIPNTTNRLLDSVYYVHQLGLTEQDLRFFDADGANVSYLNYIEGIPVFLNKHDLQVKTTFSTDSINVAFNSVNFQIPIPFDGQTKRLKPTQDVVDELVNHGLKQEDIQRIIVGFAEEKDSSHHSLINLIPTYYIKAYDEWKSLGEWEKQDVSTYREADQLTVNEGGK
- a CDS encoding two-component system regulatory protein YycI, which gives rise to MDHKRIEWLFFVVFFLIDIYLGIEILRSPVNLSNADTTTRSVASIRNEMKSDNIDLPDKISDAPDSGYYLATKNRDYLSGKVSSLTNVNARYSKSDNVLYGEPRQAVLLSKKTKEALEQIEDFKNDSKNIPYGKEFKYEPDMSSEDNYVFVQNSDYGEIYANSAQLNINVKDNQIINFTETYMGQASPVRELQSTISAWRAVRAMYTDRELTNNSRVTQVKLGYSKLTEVRGSTILLPTWLVWVENKTTKNITMKRINAYTAQMLQSSTYNVEK
- a CDS encoding S1C family serine protease, which produces MVENKNNNNNLQQPRKKNTNGKIIATAAIVGVVGGLIGGGVSYYAADQMNNASVNNGAAQTSVSSSSSKVSEKSAKTSGTMTTAYNDVKGAVVSVINLKRQSSSNSTNSLYNSLFGNDDSDDSSSSSSKGKLETYSEGSGVVYMKSNGKGYIVTNNHVISGSDAVQVMLANGKTVNAKVVGKDSTTDLAVLSIDAKYVTKTAEFGDSKSLQAGQTVIAVGSPLGSEYASTVTQGIISAPARTISTSSGNQQTVIQTDAAINPGNSGGALVNSAGQVIGINSMKLAQSSDGTSVEGMGFAIPSNEVVTIVNELVKKGKITRPQLGVRVIALQGIPEGYRSRLKINSTLKSGIYIASVNKNSSAANAGMKSGDVITKVDGKKIDDVASLHSILYSHKVGDTVNVTVNRNGKDVNLKVKLEGN
- the rlmH gene encoding 23S rRNA (pseudouridine(1915)-N(3))-methyltransferase RlmH codes for the protein MNIKIVCVGKLKEKYFRDAIAEYEKRLSRFAKVSIVQVPDEKAPEKFSAAEDEKVKEIEGQRILSKIKDKEYVYVTAIKGKQRSSEEFAKEIQDLATYGHSDITFVIGGSLGTSDAVNKRGNDLISFGKLTMPHQLMRVVLIEQIYRAFMINSGSPYHK
- a CDS encoding SLAP domain-containing protein — its product is MGEKYYAYRAVTVNQSPITINGAKFYKLADRDAYIKVTNISGQGRVLKRNAYIYSTSKKRTTHNGAWKLYKGSTVTTYGGSYKFKNGKRYYRIGGPAKQYVRTSNFN
- a CDS encoding DUF5776 domain-containing protein, whose protein sequence is MEDVGMRKRWTAAVIAALVAVSTAATTVKADDTNTTANTNETQVTATSDQTNSDSDKVTYNKADYLSANPKLVRIKHATTAYKDAALTKSAQSVKAGSHFLISRIVKSDNQVPILKTSDGLYLPAKKSLVTKVIAYQNPKGYHQVHYTQVKPYGKVGYNLYRGYEGIKTWKVMHRVGTWAGTNYYNQATYNAVKNFQRSHHLPATGNVNLATWRKMGFSKKSWYSIDSYVAPLKAYAWQGRKAHIEAMINQAYKYMGKPWLAGCSTSPSYGVDCSGLVMQGLYAGGISPVPTSSIGHAHPGNEWNSRNLWADKHLKRVPYSQRKRGDLVFYYQPGTHTIWHVAIYLGNNSVIESWPPRVMVQPIVNSQRNVIAGIKRPFI
- a CDS encoding C39 family peptidase — encoded protein: MKKYLIVLLASLGLGLLLLTSQTVQAVDNDDAAATNQTAPKYTGLKKVGKHYVYFDQAGKQRFKNTKTKKAYYWINKSGKVVGIRNYAKVISQLPEMPTGCEITAVTMMINFAGKKVTKQQAAKIMPRSSNSNKGFIGSPYKKYPLGYWVAPNGVKPVVKHYIGRAKNMTNCGLPAIKDKLINSHLVVAWVGMFDGISNHAITLTGYHGKTIYYNDPWTGTKRKIKQEIFATHWALDAHRALSY
- the pepI gene encoding proline iminopeptidase, with the translated sequence MKIIEGKMPFMGYETYYRIVGQRSKKTPLVLLHGGPGSSHNYFEVLDKLAEIDDRRIIMYDQLGCGKSSIPDDHPELYTKETWAKELMALREHLALHQIHLLGQSWGGMLALIYMCDYHPTGIQSLILSSTLSSASLWSKELHRLIKYLPIEEQAAIHRAELTGNFTDPDYSRANEHFMNQHAIDMTNTWPECVMRPKRGGKIAYETAWGPNEYTPEGNLHDYEYTEKLGKIKVPTLITSGTDDLCTPYVAKTMQDHLAGSEWQLFEGCGHMSFVEKTDEYVEMLRKWLDQHD